The following DNA comes from Lentibacillus sp. Marseille-P4043.
AATGGTGCAACAAGCATAATTTTGGTTATCAGCTCAAATTTTTCTGTTGGGAATTCCTCAATCGGGGCAATGTGCTGCAATCCTGCATTGTTGATTAAAATGTCAAGTCTTCCATATTTCTCAACTGATTGATCAATCGCATTGGTTAATTGTTCTTCATTTGTTACATCGCACGTGATACCAAAACAATCACAGCCGGCCTTGGTTAACTTTTCCGTAACCTCTTGCAATTTTTCCTCGTTAATATCCGAAAAGACAACTTTTGCATTGTTTTTGGCAAATTCAACACCAATTTCATGACCAATTCCACTTGCAGCACCTGTAATAAATACTACCTTGTCATCTACAAACATCGGTATACCTCCAAAATCATTTATTTACTCAAATCCCATTTATTTGCTATTTCTACTAGATTAAGTTAGCCCTTTTATTTGACATATACCTTATGTTACTTTTTTCCCACTTTAACATGCTGTATGCACACTCCAAGATAACCTGTAACAAAGAGTGCTTTTTGACTTATTACCCAGGAAATAAGTTACCGAGAACTCACGATACCTGGATTCAAAAAGCACCCAAAGCAACGGTTAAAGCTTAGTCAAAAATCCGGACCATATATTCACAATGGTCATCCCCATTAATATTACATTTAATTTCATAAACAGAAAGATTCCTTTGTAATATTTTGGCTAATCCTCCTTCAAGAATTGCCCCTTCCAAATCACAGACCATTTTTCCTTCCGTCACAGGCAAACCTTTGCAAAAACAATCCTCTACTTTAATTAGCAAGTGATCCTCCGTTTTTTCTAACAATGTAGGTATCCCGATTTTTAACCCTTCATATGTCGCAAACAATTCTTCAATTGTCTCTACAGGAAGACTATCACCAATTTTCCTACCAATTGTCAATGTAGTCGTTTTTCCTTCCATTGGTAGCCCCTGATTTATACCGATTAGTCGAATAGCACGGAAAAGCTCAAGAGGTACATCTTCTCCAAGTGTTGACCGATCCATCTTTTGTAAATCATCAAATGAAAATAACCCCATTCCAGTTCCCTCCCTTGATGTATTCTATCTACTAACCTATTATATCCCTTTATTACTAATTTTTTAAAGTCTATCGATTCCTAAACAGTGCCTTTTCAGCTATAATTAAAGTAAAAAACAGGGCTTAAGGAGTGGGGCGAAATGCTATCACCTAATGAAATAAAAATGAATCAGATAATCTATAATGGATTTATGCAAAGCAAAGAAGGCATGATGATTGTCAATTATGATTATCAGATCCTAACAACGAACAATGCACTAGAAAACATGATAGGCATAGATAATAATAGGATTGATTTAAAGTATTTTTTGACATCCCATTTCTTAGGAGAAACGCTTTTTACTGATCTTCAGCATTCGCTCGAAGGTGATGGCACGTGGGAAGATCGAGTTTGGTTAAAACAACAAAATGACACCGTATTGCCTTTATGGTTAAACGTACAATCGATCATTGGCAATACAGAAAAGCATATTTGCTATCTTTTCACGTTCCAGCCTATTCCCAACTATATGAAAAAGCGAGATAAAGTAGGTTTTTTAGCATTTAATGATATGCTAACCCAATTACCAAACCGTTTATCATTCGAAAATAAAGTAAATAATTTCCTGTTGCAGCCTCGTTCTAAAGAAAATATGTTTGCTTTACTATTCATTGATTTGGATCGCTTCAAACTAATCAATGATACGTTCGGCCATTCGCATGGAGATTTATTATTACAAGAAGCAGCAAATCGTTTAAAATCCTGTTTTCCTCAAAAAAATACCATTGCCCGCTGGGGTGGCGATGAATTTATTTGTTTGCTACCTTTTTCTGAGGAAAAAAATGTTGTCCAAACAGCTAAAGATATCATCTCAAGGTTTTCTGCCCCTTTTATACTAAGAGAAAGTGAAATATATGTAACCGTAAGTATTGGCATCAGTTTGTATCCTCATGATGGAGAAAACCTAGAAACACTAATCACCCAAGCAGATTCAGCCATGTATGTTGCAAAAAAAACGGGCAGAAATAACTATGCATTTTCCCGAGCAGAATTACATGCATCTAATTTTGAAAAACTAAATCTCGAAAGCATGTTACGAAAAGCATTAAAAGAAGACCAACTAGTACTTTATTATCAACCCCAAATAAATATCGTTACCAAAGAATTGGAAGCTGTTGAAGCATTAGTTCGCTGGCACCATCCTGAATACGGAGTAATACCGCCTAACGAATTTATTCCAATTGCGGAGGATTCTGGATTAATTCTGGACATTGATGACTGGGTGTTACATACCGCTTGCCGACAGTTGAAAACTTGGGAAACAAATCAAGACAAACAAATTCGTGTATCCATAAATTTATCGGCGCAGCAATTTATGCAAAAAGGGCTTCCGGAAAAAATAGCTACCATTTTATCGGAAACAGAACTAGAACCTTCCTTACTGGAGATTGAAATTACCGAGACGATGGTGATGCAAGATACAAAAATGTCTGCATTACAAATTGGCAAAATACGTGCCATGGGGGTAAAAATAGCCATTGACGATTTTGGAACTGGTCATTCCTCATTCCAATATTTAAAGAATTTTGCTGTAGATAGTTTAAAAATAGATAAAATTTTCATTGATGATATCGAATCAAATCAAAACACCAAAGCGATTATGCATTCTATGATTCATCTAGGACACGACCTTAACTTAAGAGTAGTTGCAGAAGGAGTTGAAACAACAGAACAACTTTTAAAACTGCAAGATCAAAAGTGTGATGTCGTCCAAGGGTATTTATTCTATAAGCCAATGCAAACCGAGAAAATCGACGAACTCTTAGATGAGAAAAAATCTGCAACAAGCTGTTAACTGACGAAAACGCCTGCATCTACCGGACCTTTTCCGACTAATGCAGGCATCTCTATATAAACTTCTTTATTAGTTTAGTTTCATAATTACCACAATGCATCATGCAATCCTTCAACCGAAGCTGGTTTTATCGTCCATTAATATGGAATAAATCTTATATTCACTTCGACCCAATTCCTTTGCTTCATATAGCGCTTCATCTGCATATTTCAGCAGTTTCTTTTTACGGTTAGCATGATCAGGATAAAATGAAATGCCAATTCCAGCACCTAAATCAATTTCAGAATGATTATAGGTAAACGGCTCTTCCAACGAAGATAAAATTCGCTTTGCAACATCTTCAGCCATTTTCGGTGAATCAAGTTCAGGTAAAACAACTGCCATTTCGTCCCCACCAAATCGGGCAACCGTATCTGTTTCACGAATAGACGCTTTTATTCTTTTTGCAAGTTCTTTTATAACCGCATCCCCAGCATCATGACCATACGTATCATTAACCTGTTTGAAATGCCGTCCATCTAACATCATTACCGCAACTTTCTTTTTCGAACGATCTGCTTGATGAATAGCCATATCTAATCTGTCATCAAAAGTTCTGCGGTTTGGCAACCCGGTTAAAAAGTCGTAAAAGGCCATATTTGCCAATTCCTCTCGACGTTTTTTTCGTTCCGTAATATCGCGGGAAATGGATACCAATTGCTTTATTTCACCATTCTCAATAATCGGAGTTGTTGTAGCCTCCAACCAAACATAATGTCCTTGCTGGTGTCGAACACGCATTTCTACTGGCGGGACTTCCTCTCCTTTGGCAGCACGTGCAAACCCTTTTTCCACCCATGGAATGTCATCAGGATGAATATGATTGATAAACGCTTTGCCAATATAATCCACGGAATTATAGCCGAGAACCTGTTCATTAGACGGTGAAACATATTCAACAATACCTGTTGGACTTAACGTCTTAATTACATCAAAAGCATTTTCCGTTATTAAACGAAATTTTTCTTCACTCTTTTGTAAATCCCTTGCTGCCTTATTAAAATCTGTAATGTTCTTGCAAAAGGCAGTAGCTCCAATAACCTTGCCTTTCTCATTACGTACAGGTGTATATGAAGCAAGAATATCTAAAATTTCCCCACATCTTGTCCTTCGCTTTGTTTCATAGGAAGTAATGACCTGACCATTACGGATCTTCTCATCGACTTCACTTGCACCATCAATAATATCTGATGGCACAATTAAATCGTGGGTCTCCATGACCTCTGCTTCACTGTATCCAAATGTTTTTTCAAAAGCAGGGTTAACTTTTTGGATATCTCCTTTTAAGTTTACAAAATAAACTGGGTCAACCGAATAATTCCAAAACACTTCCAATTCTTCTTTTGTTTCAATCAATTCCTCTCGTGCGCGTTTTTGTTCGGTTATGTTTTTTGCAACTCCGTATAATCCAACAACTTGATTGTCTATCACAATCGGTATATTCACGACACTTAGATCAATTTTTTGACCCGATTTATGTTTAAAGCCAATTTCATAGTTGACTGGCTGTTTATGCTCAATTGCACGTTTGAAATGTAAATTCGTTTTTTCCCTATCTTCAGGAGTAATAAAAGGTAAGAAGGATTTTCCTAATAATTCATCCATGACGTAGCCAGTGATCTTTTCTCTAGCAGGATTTCCACTTGTATAGTTTCCTTCAAGGTCCAGAGAGTAGATAGCATCAGGATGATTATCGAATAAGGATTTATACCTTTGTTCATTTTCATACAGAAGTCGTTCCAATTTGTTCTTTTCTGTTACATCTTTGGCAATTCCATAGACACCAACAACCTGACCATCAACAACAATAGGAACATTTTTTACATGCAAAAGAATTTTTTGACCGTCACGTTTATGTAACCAGGTTTGATATTCTTCCTTTTCACCGTTTAATGCCCGATCAAAATGTGCAGATGCTGCCACTAAACTTTCTTCCGCAATTAATGGTGCAAATGATTTTCCTATGATATCATTCTCTTCGTATCCGGTAATTTGTGTCACCATATTGTTAATGTTGATAAAATTCCCTTGCAAGTCAAATTCAAATACTGCGTCACCGTTGTTTTCAACCAATGAATTTAATCGTTTTTGGTGTTTTTCCATGGTTTTTTTCGTTTTCTGCAGCTCACGTTCTTTCTGATTTCTATCCGTTACATCTCGAACAATTGCCAAAATATAT
Coding sequences within:
- a CDS encoding V4R domain-containing protein, with amino-acid sequence MGLFSFDDLQKMDRSTLGEDVPLELFRAIRLIGINQGLPMEGKTTTLTIGRKIGDSLPVETIEELFATYEGLKIGIPTLLEKTEDHLLIKVEDCFCKGLPVTEGKMVCDLEGAILEGGLAKILQRNLSVYEIKCNINGDDHCEYMVRIFD
- a CDS encoding putative bifunctional diguanylate cyclase/phosphodiesterase, giving the protein MLSPNEIKMNQIIYNGFMQSKEGMMIVNYDYQILTTNNALENMIGIDNNRIDLKYFLTSHFLGETLFTDLQHSLEGDGTWEDRVWLKQQNDTVLPLWLNVQSIIGNTEKHICYLFTFQPIPNYMKKRDKVGFLAFNDMLTQLPNRLSFENKVNNFLLQPRSKENMFALLFIDLDRFKLINDTFGHSHGDLLLQEAANRLKSCFPQKNTIARWGGDEFICLLPFSEEKNVVQTAKDIISRFSAPFILRESEIYVTVSIGISLYPHDGENLETLITQADSAMYVAKKTGRNNYAFSRAELHASNFEKLNLESMLRKALKEDQLVLYYQPQINIVTKELEAVEALVRWHHPEYGVIPPNEFIPIAEDSGLILDIDDWVLHTACRQLKTWETNQDKQIRVSINLSAQQFMQKGLPEKIATILSETELEPSLLEIEITETMVMQDTKMSALQIGKIRAMGVKIAIDDFGTGHSSFQYLKNFAVDSLKIDKIFIDDIESNQNTKAIMHSMIHLGHDLNLRVVAEGVETTEQLLKLQDQKCDVVQGYLFYKPMQTEKIDELLDEKKSATSC
- a CDS encoding PAS domain S-box protein, with protein sequence MKQFIHNISHNVTMIRKMFDSIKDLVFIMEADGNSFRYVYVNRSAIQVLDMEENMEGKLIEDVVPEELAETLRQNYNNCLSTKEELDFEERLSTVNGQFIGEASLNPILSDDGTCRYILAIVRDVTDRNQKERELQKTKKTMEKHQKRLNSLVENNGDAVFEFDLQGNFININNMVTQITGYEENDIIGKSFAPLIAEESLVAASAHFDRALNGEKEEYQTWLHKRDGQKILLHVKNVPIVVDGQVVGVYGIAKDVTEKNKLERLLYENEQRYKSLFDNHPDAIYSLDLEGNYTSGNPAREKITGYVMDELLGKSFLPFITPEDREKTNLHFKRAIEHKQPVNYEIGFKHKSGQKIDLSVVNIPIVIDNQVVGLYGVAKNITEQKRAREELIETKEELEVFWNYSVDPVYFVNLKGDIQKVNPAFEKTFGYSEAEVMETHDLIVPSDIIDGASEVDEKIRNGQVITSYETKRRTRCGEILDILASYTPVRNEKGKVIGATAFCKNITDFNKAARDLQKSEEKFRLITENAFDVIKTLSPTGIVEYVSPSNEQVLGYNSVDYIGKAFINHIHPDDIPWVEKGFARAAKGEEVPPVEMRVRHQQGHYVWLEATTTPIIENGEIKQLVSISRDITERKKRREELANMAFYDFLTGLPNRRTFDDRLDMAIHQADRSKKKVAVMMLDGRHFKQVNDTYGHDAGDAVIKELAKRIKASIRETDTVARFGGDEMAVVLPELDSPKMAEDVAKRILSSLEEPFTYNHSEIDLGAGIGISFYPDHANRKKKLLKYADEALYEAKELGRSEYKIYSILMDDKTSFG